A segment of the Amia ocellicauda isolate fAmiCal2 chromosome 5, fAmiCal2.hap1, whole genome shotgun sequence genome:
TCTTAAAAATAACTCTCCCTCTGGTACACAGGAAATGCTGaggatttatttgtttactcaCTTGATCtgttaaaaacaattaaccctcggtattatatataaatttacCCAAATACCCAAGAAGATGCCCTCTATAGTACAGGTCTCTCCCTATGCTTGCTTGGAGAGCGTTATGGTGGAGAAGTGAGGACCCAACAACAACCTCACGGGTTGATTCTTTACTTCTAGAAaggaacatatatattttaattttgattgtGAGTCCACTTTATTGTACTCTGTAAAGCTGTTTGTAAGTTAGTAAACTCAATGGGTATTATTTCCCTCAAAaggtaaatacaaataaaccaatcaataaataacttTCCAGTTTCTCCTTAgtaaaaaaagattaaagaaaATTTCTTCCATTCAGGACAGCAGCCTAAAACAATTCACATACACTGAGAGAAAATTATTTTGCTGCTCCTTTAACAGTTTCAACACTCCATATTTCAAATCATCAGCTGATTATGTACAAATTAAATACAGACAGAAGAGCAAGGAGGgatattatgtttatttatttatatttttgtttaaaaaaaatcgaACAAACCAACATTCCTTCAAAATACAGACAATGTAAATGGTGAAGTTATggcttattatttaaaaataaatggtaattGAGTAATAAAAATTGAACACCATAATGGTGTGATTCCGTGGTTGCATTAATATTGTTAaaccaaataaattaatacattaaataaacaaatatgctATATCTTCATCAAACTCATATTAAGGGGTGTAATAAAGAGACGAAATTAGGGCATCATGCTAAAACAACCAGATTGAGAGGGGGCCACATTCTGTACTGAACCTCTATGTTCTGATTAGAGGATcagtaaaaacattttattacaaaatacataaataaaaatcaaataaaaaacattaaacttattccaaaatattgtatttattttgagtgAAAGAATAAAGCCTAATTTCACTGTATATAAGTACAGGGTCTTCAACAGTGCCTTATTCATGTGTCCCTATGTCTGATATATTGTCCATGAACCATGGAAGACTACAGtaacattacaatacatcagGAATGACAATGTAATCCCTTTCAATAGGAAGTATAATCACCTGCATTCTGAGATCAAGCAGACAGTAGTGTCATAGATTTGAGAGGAACACAACAGTTGTGGGGTGGGAAATTATAATATATCTCCCTCTGCTGGACATACATAGAACTCTTCAACTGAATTTAACTGGGTCAGAGTGGGTTTGTTGGGGGTGTAGGGGGTGTGCAATACCTGTGCCATGATCAGTGCAGCACACACGACTGGGTCCCTCTGTAAAAGCTCAGAATTTGCTTAGTTTTGTGTTCTGTGGCTGTGGCTGAGAAACTGCAGCTTCTTCAGTGTGCCAGATCTCAGAGGCAGTAAGAATACTTTGTAAAAGAAAGTATCAAGACTAAAAGGAAAAtgaatgcacacaaacacaggaaCAAAGATCAAATGTGCTTTGGACAGAATGGAGAGAGTCACAGAATGAGTCCCTCCGTTGTGCGGCTCCCTCTGAGCTGGGACAGCTGCAGCAGTAGCTGCTCTTTCTCCAGCTCCAGGAGGGATATCTGCAGGTTTCTCTCCTTTACGGCCTAGAGGTACATAAATTGGATGGTCATAGTCCAGTCTGGCACTAGTGGGGGAACAACATTCATGAGACAACACCTACCCAAATGATTTAAACataggaacataagaacataagaaagtttacaaacgagaggaggacattcgacccatcgtgctcgtttggctCGTTTGTCcaataataactaagtgatccaaggatactatccagtctatttttaaacgttcccaaattttcagcttcaaccacatcgctggggagtttgttccagattgtgacaactctctgtgtgaagaagtgtgtcctgttttctgtcttgaatgccttgaagcccaatttccatttgtgtctccgggtgtgtgtgtccctgctgatctggaaaagctcctctggtttgatgtggtcaatgcctttcatgattttgaagacttgaatcaagtccccacatagtatcctctgtttcagggtgaaaaggttcatttccctcagtctctcagtaagacattcccttcagacctggaataagtctggttgctctcctctgaactgcctctagaacaacaatatctttcttgaagtgtggagcccagagctGTCcatagtattccagatgagctctaactgctgagccacctattttagtatcatctacaaatgtgacaagtttgctaactatcccagagtccagatcattaatatagattagaaaaagcaaaggccctagtactgatccctgtggaactccactaacaacctcactccagttagaagcgactcctctaatcgacaccctctgcttcctaaacatcaaccagttcataatccatctacttacattaccctgaatgtctacagcttccaatttgaggatcagtctttggtgtggatccttatcaaaagctttttggaaatctaagtatatcatatcatatgctttcacgtgatctacagctgcagttgcatgttcaacaaattctaatagattagtaagacatgatctgcctcgtctaaacccatgttgactatctccaagaatatggttttcattaagatgctcctctattttctgtctaatcattttttccaacattttacaggtgatgcaggtgagactgattggtctgtaatttcctggctcagttttgtcccctttcttgtggattggtatgacatttgctgtcttccagtcagttggcacatcccctgttctaagtgtcatttggaatatttgagttagcggcctataaataatttccctcagttCTTTAAGtagtgttggaaatatcccatctggcccaggtgatctgtgttttaattctgctagtccctttagtacctcctcctcatttatcctgatctctcttagggtttgactggactggttgttaacctgtggcttataatctgttttttctcttgtaaaaacatctgtgaaatactcatttagaacatttgccacatcttgttagttttccaagatacttcaatttttgccctttatctgtttcacttcctcctttattgtcctcttgctgttgtaatattgaaaaaagctctttgcattagttttagctccaagagcaatctatgtttctttctatttccctatttgctttcctgatcccttttttAAGATCTTTTTGCAGTTCAATATATTctatgtgttttgtttagtctctatcccttttgtatgtgctatacaacatttcctttctcttgatatttttttgcatacctctattaaaccattttggccaatgtttttggtcctcaatttgctaagttttggtacaaatttctcccaagcctcaagtagtatattcctAAATTGTAACCTGTaactctgactctatcttggtcatttgaaaagatcaagtcaatgcaagAGCGcatggttggttggttggttggttggttggttcaCTGAGAAAttaagttagaaagcagtcatttaccatctcaaccatttctatttctgcttctgtagtcctaactgggctttcccagtctatattTGGGAaactgaaatcccccattataacagccacatccttgctacatgcagtcctgattacattgtacaatgcaacatctttctgaatatctgagttgggtggtctgtaacacactcctaccactaatcctccggatcttttattcaaaagtttaacaaacaaagatgatgttttgttactagggtctaatttgagttcttctgcctcaatgtcatttctgacatataatgctaccccaccccctcttcgattttgcctgtccctcctaaactgtgtgcatcctttcaacttgtattcatccccatcattttctgtaagccatgtttctgtcactcctacaacatcacacgccagcactgtggcttctaggtctaacatcttgttcattaTACTACTGGCATCGAGgtgcaaacatttcaggaccTTCTTACTAGTAGTtgcccttggttttctttccttagtggaacatctcccattgtcagagcccCCTGCcaccctggtccctagtttaaaagactCTGTACTACTACTCTAAAACTACTCTgtacatacgctctcccaatgcattgtATTAAACAATACTAAACTGTCTCGTCTTTCATTCAGGGTAATAAAAACGATGACAGGCACAATGTAAAGGATGGAGTGAGGGAGGGACTGGGGAATAGTGATGTTTCCTGTCGGGCTGTACCTGGCGCAGCAGTCTGTTCCGGTGTGTGAGGGAGTCTCTCACCACTCTACAAACACAGGATTCCTGCACAGCAGACTCACAGATTAAGCTACCAAGACATGCTTTCATTCTCTGGATATTGGAGTCATACAGGCTGGGCTCAGAGGCATTCACCTGCagaaaggaagaagaaaaaatgtaagaTCATCAGGTGTTCTGGGGTGGATGACATGTCTTGTGATCTTCAGATTCTTTTAAACTACAGGAAGTTGtaatatttacaatttacaccgAAATCACAATACCTGGAAGAGGTTTGTTGACAAGGCGGCCAACCCCATCTGTCACATGCCCACACTGACAGTCACACTCACTCGCCTTTAGTCAATGAGAAATTATCCAGCAGGAAccactttatttttaaaggtcaGTTTTGCTTTAGATGAAAaccattgtatttaaaaataaacatttattaaaaGGAACATGTCTCCTCATGAAGGTAGGGAGAGAGGTAACTGTTATCTTAGGTGCTGGGATTCCTGATTCTGTAGATCAGTCTGGGAATGGTGAACACAGACTATTTTTAGTACAAAAAACCCAGTGTAAGAGTAATTAAAAAGCAGACCTTTTCGGCCTCAGTGGGTAGCTGTTTACGTTGTATTTCCCAGATACGGTGACAGAACCAGCGGTGAGCTTGGTCCAGTACCTCCAGCCCACTGTACAAActgtccttctccctctccagtTCCTTCATCCTCTTCAGCTGAGGAGACAAAGGCACAGTATGAGACAGCATGGTGCCGGGATGCCTCATACTTCTGTGACAGAATGCTAGTGGAAGAGCTCTCAGCTTCAAAGCTCCTCAACCAGTCGTGGCAGCTTATCGATACATGAGGGactttcttttccattttaaaaacatgttaaaaacGATGACACACTTGGCTTCTGCAAGCATTCACTCGGTATGAAGGAGCATTACGTCAGCTTGAATGGAAAGGGCTGACACAGACAAATAAAGACAAGTCACTATACTGTATATTGGAACAAGCTGTTGTATATAATTTACTCTTTTGCATCATTATTGTTTTCCAAAGTTCTGTAATTACCGTGCAGTGATATTGGAAATATTAATTCAATTGTATCACAGCAATACTGCACATAGCATCACAGcattaaaaacactaaaatgaGTGTGTAATGGTAAACCACACAAGTACAtaaaaagtacaaaacaaattggtgaAGGTAAGTTTAGTAAACGTACTAAACAACTACATCAAATCGCAACAGACATTCAAAAAGTATTTGACAAGTATATTAAAAGTACAATGAGTAATGTATTAAAAAGGCACTCCATTGAAAGCAGAGACATTCACTAACAACACGTCATGTTATCAGTGGAAGCTTATTTAATGCTCAGCTGGTTTCATTGCTCTcaatccatttatttgtttcgCAGTTGTAGGCCTGTGTCCAAAAACAAACCCTGAAACATGCAATGCATGCAGAAACTTAAAAAGTGGGCAGCACAGACTGAGAAACAGACCCAGAGGAGCTGTGCACCTACCCAGAGGAAGAACTGAAGTGCACTGTGCGAGCTGCTCTGCAGTGGGATGATGACAACGCTGTAAGACCCTGGAGAAGCCATGAAGATCCCCTAACGTACAAACTAAAAATGAGAAGAGGAATAGAGGAAAACAAACatgggacagagagagacagagcaaaATAGAGGGAGAGACTACAGGGAGTGGATCGACTAAAGGACAAACAAGccaatgaaacatttcacatgTCTTTGTGATATGTGGTTTATTGACAGGGGACAGTAATGGATGAAAAAACTGGGGTGGGTGGTGGCTAATGCATTGTAAGGGTTGCACTCCAAACATTTACTcaagtttttgaaaatataggAAAATACATAAAAGTAGTACATAAGCATTTTTAAAGGCTGAGCCCCTCTCAGTGGGTCCTGATAAACTGAAAATATGTCAGGCGATGCTGCACAAATCGTTTCAATAAAAgactataaaacaaacaaacatcaattTTCCTAATGACATTCTGCCTGCCTCTCAACATGTCAGTAGCAATTAGTACTGTGGATGGCTTCTGCTGGCTGGTGGCTGCCCTTAGTAGTGTTGTGTCTCTCAGTAGAGTAGTGTCCCTCAGTAGGTGGTGTCCCTTATTGGTGTGATAAACCCCAATCATGACCAAGGACAAGTGAGAATTATGGTCTTACACTCCCATTGAGTCACCAAGACACTGAAGGTGATTAGATCAGtcagatttattgattgattgaaactGAAATTGAGTCTCAATAGTAATGTAATCTGAACCAAGCACACAGAGCAAAGGATTACAACCAGTAAAAAGACACGGAATGACATTTGTTCATGACTTTAACCCTGCCTCACCCTTGCAAACATCCCCACAATTACACAGAGTAAATTAACAGTTCACTCTATTGGCAACCCCAGGGGCTCTCAGTACCAGTTCATTCATCTATAATGTAAAGCATGTGAGAGGACACGCACACAAATCTACTGTTAAACAGAACAGAAAGAACAATCAATGACCTCATCCACGCATAAAAGCATCTTCCCCTGATGGATCCATGGATTGAACAGCAGTAAGAGAGATGAGCAGGAGCCACTGGCTGATAAAGGAGGGTTACATAATCAGCAGAAGAGATTGAATTGGTGGCTGATTCTTCCTTCTTCAGGAGTGGGCTAATTTTGGAGTGGAATTTTATTTGGGCTTTATTGGTTGTTTTACTTTAACTACCAACTAGACTGTTTTCCTagtctatattattattattattattattattattattattattattattattattattattattattattgatcacaTGTGAAATAGCCTCCAAAATTAAggttaattaaataatgcaaatacgagcacaataagaaaagaaaagtgtgGTACAGCGGTGGGAGTTGTTACTGCTGAACAGTAGATGGTACTCTTGACCTCATACATACAGCATATCTGTTGTATAACTGACTTTTGAACTACCATTAAACTATTGAAGTTGGTCTatactaccattaaaatttcCCAAATAAATTTCAAACCAGGAGAATGATacagtaattgtttttttacctACAGATATTCAGTACAGTCACTGACTGTAATCGTCAAAGCACTGAGTAACATAAAAGCTGCAATAGTGTAAGATGACCTATTCTTAATAACCTGAGGTATTATGACATAATATGCACAAGCTTCCTGCTGTTTATGGGCAGAATCACAGTGTTTCATCTGTCTAGCTCAGGGGTcaagcaataataattatactaacACTGCttaaacataatataagaaaaaaacacttttacaTAAATATTATCCAGTAAAATATTgcaactgaaataaatgtaatgtacttGAGTCAATGTTGTTGCTGGCATGAACATGTTTCCAAGCACAGTTTCTGCTGAGCTGAGCAAACTTTTGGTGGAAGTAATGTCACCAGAATTGTCacttttcagttttgttcaaTTGTTATTGGTGATGCTTATAATCTAATTTTTGCAGCAATGCAGCTCAAATGCCCTTAGgatatctaatatatatattcaggaaAAGTCACTAATGGTCATACAAATTGCATTCAGAAATTTAGAGTAATTAACATCTTAACACCCAATATGGCCAAATTGGCACTTCTAGTATTAAATAgcaaataattataaattacaTTGTAGCTAATGCTCTCCaattacaattcagtacaatttgccttttccctcctcctcagactattgtctgtttattttttatttttttcattattattattctgtctgtcaAATATGCATTGTGGGTTCTTAGATGCGGTATTGTTGACCAGCACTGAAAAAATAGCTCTTTGACTAATTTGGGTTGCTGACCCCTGGCCTAGCGGGGAAGCTGTGGGAGTTAGTGATTCAATGGAATAATAATGATGGGGGTTTGCTTGAAGAAAAAATGATGTGATCTATGCATATTACCAGTGCTCACGACTCTGAAAGCTAGTTACTAAACACAAAAacgcaacagcagcaacaacaacaacaacaacccaaagaagcatggaaagatgcatgttaggaataacaacaagtgacaggaaaaaaaagagTATGTGACATCTttcaaagagtgaaaatgttcaaatgaCATTTAGATGGAATTTTTgaaagaagaacagaccaaagatggacaaaagaaggTATAGCCTGGATCCCAACAGATGAAGATAAACCAAGAAGAAGACCACATCAcaaatgggaagatgaaataagaagCTTCGCTGTTgagacctggaaaagagacgctTTACAtggaaacaagtggaaacagaTTGGGAAACAGTGGGTGAACACAATGGAGAATGAATATGTGATAAGATATGAATGATATATGATATGCAATGGTAGACTCCTTTCATACTACGATGGAAAGATTGTAAAGCTCACCCCCCCCCATCCGAAATAACATCAAAAGCATTTCAATCCCACAAAAACAACCTGATCTAAACGAAACAGAATATGCCAGGAAAGCAGCCAGTGAATAACAATAGTGAAATGAACTGGCCGGCAGAGCAAGCAGGGATAAGCCCTTCTTCAGATCAGAAGACAATCTATGGCATGGGACTTCCTGCGTGCTGTCCGTCCGACCCAAATACATTGTATCACACACTACAGACATCCTGGCTCCGGACAGACTGACGCGGACACTTGTGTAACCAATGAGGAGCCGGCGTGCTGAGACGTCATGGGGACAGTGAAACAGGAACAGAAAGGCTGGTGAAGCGCGTATCCCCGGAGAGACGGACACAAAGTTGCTCGCTTTCCTTATCAGCATGACTGCCAGCTGCCAGCCAGCCCTGCAGCAGCACTGTC
Coding sequences within it:
- the LOC136750587 gene encoding suppressor APC domain-containing protein 1; its protein translation is MASPGSYSVVIIPLQSSSHSALQFFLWLKRMKELEREKDSLYSGLEVLDQAHRWFCHRIWEIQRKQLPTEAEKVNASEPSLYDSNIQRMKACLGSLICESAVQESCVCRVVRDSLTHRNRLLRQAVKERNLQISLLELEKEQLLLQLSQLRGSRTTEGLIL